The following nucleotide sequence is from Ornithodoros turicata isolate Travis chromosome 2, ASM3712646v1, whole genome shotgun sequence.
GGAAGTTTCAAATAGCGAGCTTTCGTTCAACCAATGCAGATATGTCGCAGCCAGATCGGAGTTTTGAACAAACTGTTTTGATAACTCGGTTATAATCGGTTCTCGAGGTTAGCACCAGGCAAAAGATTAGCTACAGGCTACATGTCATGATTGTGGAGtccgttcttttttgtttgttctcgctctctctctctccaatgcagacagagagtcgaaccgaaaatgTTTTTGGTTTGGGTTTGGGTGAGACCATAAGGGTTCGGTTCCGATTCAGCTCCTGAAGGCAACCATATAGCTGTTCAAACCGGTTAATTCTAAACGGTTTGGTTGACGAACCCGTTCAATAATGTCAACTTCTCTCTATCGAAATGAAGTTAGCCGCGGTACGTGCGGCTGCAATGCTCATGTCGGATTGTTTTGGATGGATTAACACGGAGTACGAGGAATGTGCACTATTCAATCAGATGATCTCCTCCTTCACGATCAGAGTCAACTGCCAATTAGAATGTCATCTGAGAAGTTAGAACAGGGGCCGTACCATTCGTTGACACCTTGCGTATTTCAATTGTAAGTGAAATGCGTACAACCCTACTTTAGTAGCAAATCACAAACATAACTTTGATGCTTTCAAATTGTGCCAGCACCCCCTTAACATGCAACTTTTGTCTGTGTAGTGATTGGTCCTGAGTGTACTAAACGGTGATGTTCTGCTCATGGATCAACCGATCGCAAAGACCGCCACCATCTACTCCAAATCGGCACCACCATCACCTGTGAATTAAGAAATTAAGAAACAAAAAGAGTAaactggagagtaattgcaTCTTCTCGCTCCCTAGATAACAATTACGCCTCATTTTAGTCCAATGACCCTGAAATTAACTCCCCGGGACAGTTTCTGTAAACTTCACAAATGGTCCCCTGAATGCAACAATCTCCGTAAGTATGTACACTTTGTGAATTCGACGGAACAAAGCTATATAATTACGCAATTTCTTTTGCCCACAGAGTAAGAAATGGCGGTTCTTCCTTGGCAGATTGTCTTGTAGTATGTCACAAGATCCAGTCTagctcgatatatcacggttcacggtttaattcaaagtattcTTTTAGCCCCATGCATTTCGTGCAGAAAGGGGCTAATGGTTGTGGCAActcatttagtccccaaaaggactaAATATATTCACACAGAGTAAATTTAGTCCTTTGTGCATCGTCTTTTCCGACGCTCCTTTCTGATGCTACAACTCATTCGTTCTTAAAGTGTAGCATATATGAAAATCGTTGGCATACATCAGTCACACTCTATGTAGCATAATTTCAATTTCTCCCACAGCCGGTAATTCCGGTAGGTGtgaaccgtttttttttaacCGGTTAccgatttttttaattggttagttccggttcagctacAGCTAACGGTTTGTGGCGGCCACCTACCGTAAAAGAAGACGGACAGCATGCCCTTTTCACGCACACGATCTCGATCATCATTCTCGCTCGCTCATTCCGGGAATAAACTGTCGCCCCATCGGACCTCTGTCCCAGTGTGGTTGCTCCTTACTAGCTCCCacatatttggtgacccggacgtttcGCTCCTTCCTGCAACCAAGATTAAGCCATGGACCAACACCAAGGCGATCACAATCCGGCCACTGGTTCTGCCCAGGTCAACTTTACCGACATCAAACTGCCAAGCTTTTGGCACAACGACCCAGCCCTCTGGTTTGTCCTGGCCGAGGCCGAATTCACCAAGCGACACATCACCAGCCAGCACACGAAGTACTACGCCGCCCTTACTGCTTTGTCTGCCTCAGTCATGGCGGAGGTCCGGGACATCGTGACGAACCCTCCCTCCGACAACCCTTACGATACTCTGAAGCAGCAAATTATCAAACACTTGTCCGAGTCCCAGCAACAACGTCTGCGGCAGCTGCTCACTACCGAGGAATTAGGTGATCGTAAGCCGACCCAATTTCTGAGGCGGATGTATCAGCTACTCGGAGACAAGTCCTCAGCGCTAGACGAGTCGATTTTGCGAGAACTGCTTCTCCAGCGACTTCCTCACACCGTCCAGATGATTCTCTCAGCCTCTCCCACTGTTCCCCTTCGCGGGTTGTCAGAGCTCGCGGACCGGATTATGGAAGCGACACCGCCTTTCGGAGCCTCCCACACGATTGCTTGCGATTTGCAGCCTTCCGCACAAGCGCCCTGCACAGCAGGAGCTGTGCAACCTGCTGCAACTACTGCAACCTGCTGTAATTGCGACTCGCTCCGCGAAGAGGTTCGCCAGCTCTACTCCGCGCTGTCCCGCTTATCCATACCCAGCTCCGCCCCAGATTCAGCCCCTTCCCATCGGCTAGAAGACGAAATCGCAGTACTCAAGACGCAGTTAGCGGCAATCTCCGCTCGCCCCAGGTCTCCAAGTCCTCGACGTTCATTCCGTCCGCGTTTCCGTTTCTCACCCAGCCGTCGTTTCTCGCCCAGGCGCACGCCACATTTCCAGCTCTGCTGGTATCATGAGCGTTTCGGCAAAGCAGCGACTAAGTTCCTGGAACCCTGCATCTTCCAAGAAAACACCAGCCCTGGCAACTAGGTGCGACCGCTGTTGCCGGTCCTCACCACGGTCGCCTCTTCTTTATCACCGATTATCCCTCGAAAATTCGATTTCTCGTCGACACCGGCGCCGCGGTCAGTGTTATCCCCGCCTCATCCATTGACCGCCGCCGCATTTACACCGGTCCTTCTCTACAAGCCGCCAACAAGAGCCCCATCAAGACGTACGGACAACGTTCGCTCACTCTCGACTTTGGCTTGCGGAGAACGTTCCGCTGGATTTTCTTCGTGGCCGACGTCGCGCATCCCATTGTCTTTGGAGTTCCAGGACGTGCACATCCCTAACGCAGATGTTACCTTAGCCTGCGATGTCTCAACGGGCTCTCCTCGTCCTTTCGTCCCAGAAGCTTTCCGACAGCATACCCTTTTCACGCACACGATCTCGATCATCATTCTCGCTCGCTCATTCCAGGAATAAACTGTGGCCCCATCGGACTTCTGTCCCAGTGTGGTTGCTCCTTACTAGCTCCC
It contains:
- the LOC135384458 gene encoding uncharacterized protein LOC135384458, encoding MDQHQGDHNPATGSAQVNFTDIKLPSFWHNDPALWFVLAEAEFTKRHITSQHTKYYAALTALSASVMAEVRDIVTNPPSDNPYDTLKQQIIKHLSESQQQRLRQLLTTEELGDRKPTQFLRRMYQLLGDKSSALDESILRELLLQRLPHTVQMILSASPTVPLRGLSELADRIMEATPPFGASHTIACDLQPSAQAPCTAGAVQPAATTATCCNCDSLREEVRQLYSALSRLSIPSSAPDSAPSHRLEDEIAVLKTQLAAISARPRSPSPRRSFRPRFRFSPSRRFSPRRTPHFQLCWYHERFGKAATKFLEPCIFQENTSPGN